One window of the Bos indicus isolate NIAB-ARS_2022 breed Sahiwal x Tharparkar chromosome 15, NIAB-ARS_B.indTharparkar_mat_pri_1.0, whole genome shotgun sequence genome contains the following:
- the BTBD10 gene encoding BTB/POZ domain-containing protein 10 isoform X1, translating to MAGRPHPYDSNSSDPENWDRKLHSRPRKLYKHSSTPSRVAKGAVDHTKMSLHGASGGHERSRDRRRSSDRSRDSSHERTESQLTPCIRNVTSPTRQHHIEREKDHSSSRPSSPRPQKASPDGSSSSAGNSSRNSSQSSSDSSCKTSGEMVFVYENAKEGARNVRTSERVTLIVDNTRFVVDPSIFTAQPNTMLGRMFGSGREHNFTRPNEKGEYEVAEGIGSTVFRAILDYYKTGIIRCPDGISIPELREACDYLCISFEYSTIKCRDLSALMHELSNDGARRQFEFYLEEMILPLMVASAQSGERECHIVVLTDDDVVDWDEEYPPQMGEEYSQIHLLREITPPEREKARKVHQSNSLKCPAHLEDSTCFIYSTKLYRFFKYIENRDVAKSVLKERGLKKIRLGIEGYPTYKEKVKKRPGGRPEVIYNYVQRPFIRMSWEKEEGKSRHVDFQCVKSKSITNLAAAAADIPQDQLVVMHPTPQVDELDILPIHPPSGNNDLDPDAQNPML from the exons CACTCCTTCACGTGTTGCTAAAGGAGCTGTCGACCACACCAAAATGAGTCTACATGGTGCTAGTGGGGGACATGAGAGATCAAGAGATAGACGAAGGTCAAGTGACCGATCACGAGACTCATCCCATGAAAGAACAGAATCACAGCTCACTCCTTGTATTAGAAATGTTACTTCTCCAACACGGCAGCACCATATTG AACGTGAAAAAGATCACAGTTCCTCTCGTCCAAGCAGTCCTCGTCCCCAGAAAGCGTCTCCAGATGGATCCAGTAGCAGTGCTGGGAACAGCAGCAGAAACAGTAGTCAATCAAGTTCAGATAGTAGCTGTAAGACGTCTGGGGAAATGGTATTtgtgtatgaaaatgcaaaagaaggagCTCGGAATGTAAGAACATCAGAACGAGTGACACTTATAGTGGATAACACTAGATTTGTTGTAGACCCATCCATTTTTACTGCACAGCCAAATACAATGTTGGGCAG GATGTTTGGATCTGGCAGAGAACATAACTTTACACGTCCTAATGAGAAGGGAGAGTATGAGGTGGCAGAAGGAATTGGCTCTACAGTATTTCGAGCAATTCTG gattATTATAAAACAGGAATAATCCGTTGTCCTGATGGCATATCTATTCCTGAATTGAGAGAAGCTTGTGACTATCTTTGTATCTCTTTCGAATATAGTACTATTAAATGTCGAGATCTCA GTGCCCTAATGCATGAGTTGTCAAATGATGGTGCCCGCAGACAGTTCGAGTTTTACTTGGAAGAAATGATCCTGCCTCTCATGGTAGCCAGTGCCCAGAGTGGGGAGCGCGAGTGCCACATAGTGGTGCTTACGGACGACGACGTTGTTGATTGGGATGAAGAGTACCCACCACAGATGGGAGAAGAGTATTCACAAA TTCACCTTTTAAGGGAGATAACTCCACCTGAAAGAGAGAAGGCGAGGAAGGTCCATCAGTCTAACTCCCTGAAGTGCCCAGCACATTTGGAAGACTCAACATGTT TTATTTATAGCACAAAATTATATAGATTTTTCAAGTACATTGAAAACAGAGATGTGGCCAAATCAGTTTTGAAGGAGAGGGGTCTTAAGAAGATTAGACTGGGAATAGAAG GTTATCCTACctacaaagaaaaagtaaagaaaaggcCTGGGGGCCGCCCCGAAGTGATTTACAACTATGTCCAAAGACCCTTTATTCGAATGTCttgggagaaggaagaaggaaagagccgGCATGTAGACTTTCAGTGTGTGAAGAGTAAATCTATCACCAACCTTGCCGCCGCTGCCGCAGACATTCCCCAGGACCAGCTGGTAGTCATGCATCCGACTCCGCAAGTGGATGAGCTGGATATTCTACCCATCCATCCCCCTTCTGGCAACAATGACCTCGATCCTGACGCACAGAATCCGATGCTGTGA
- the BTBD10 gene encoding BTB/POZ domain-containing protein 10 isoform X2 — translation MRLKNWGDGTRLLSTPSRVAKGAVDHTKMSLHGASGGHERSRDRRRSSDRSRDSSHERTESQLTPCIRNVTSPTRQHHIEREKDHSSSRPSSPRPQKASPDGSSSSAGNSSRNSSQSSSDSSCKTSGEMVFVYENAKEGARNVRTSERVTLIVDNTRFVVDPSIFTAQPNTMLGRMFGSGREHNFTRPNEKGEYEVAEGIGSTVFRAILDYYKTGIIRCPDGISIPELREACDYLCISFEYSTIKCRDLSALMHELSNDGARRQFEFYLEEMILPLMVASAQSGERECHIVVLTDDDVVDWDEEYPPQMGEEYSQIHLLREITPPEREKARKVHQSNSLKCPAHLEDSTCFIYSTKLYRFFKYIENRDVAKSVLKERGLKKIRLGIEGYPTYKEKVKKRPGGRPEVIYNYVQRPFIRMSWEKEEGKSRHVDFQCVKSKSITNLAAAAADIPQDQLVVMHPTPQVDELDILPIHPPSGNNDLDPDAQNPML, via the exons CACTCCTTCACGTGTTGCTAAAGGAGCTGTCGACCACACCAAAATGAGTCTACATGGTGCTAGTGGGGGACATGAGAGATCAAGAGATAGACGAAGGTCAAGTGACCGATCACGAGACTCATCCCATGAAAGAACAGAATCACAGCTCACTCCTTGTATTAGAAATGTTACTTCTCCAACACGGCAGCACCATATTG AACGTGAAAAAGATCACAGTTCCTCTCGTCCAAGCAGTCCTCGTCCCCAGAAAGCGTCTCCAGATGGATCCAGTAGCAGTGCTGGGAACAGCAGCAGAAACAGTAGTCAATCAAGTTCAGATAGTAGCTGTAAGACGTCTGGGGAAATGGTATTtgtgtatgaaaatgcaaaagaaggagCTCGGAATGTAAGAACATCAGAACGAGTGACACTTATAGTGGATAACACTAGATTTGTTGTAGACCCATCCATTTTTACTGCACAGCCAAATACAATGTTGGGCAG GATGTTTGGATCTGGCAGAGAACATAACTTTACACGTCCTAATGAGAAGGGAGAGTATGAGGTGGCAGAAGGAATTGGCTCTACAGTATTTCGAGCAATTCTG gattATTATAAAACAGGAATAATCCGTTGTCCTGATGGCATATCTATTCCTGAATTGAGAGAAGCTTGTGACTATCTTTGTATCTCTTTCGAATATAGTACTATTAAATGTCGAGATCTCA GTGCCCTAATGCATGAGTTGTCAAATGATGGTGCCCGCAGACAGTTCGAGTTTTACTTGGAAGAAATGATCCTGCCTCTCATGGTAGCCAGTGCCCAGAGTGGGGAGCGCGAGTGCCACATAGTGGTGCTTACGGACGACGACGTTGTTGATTGGGATGAAGAGTACCCACCACAGATGGGAGAAGAGTATTCACAAA TTCACCTTTTAAGGGAGATAACTCCACCTGAAAGAGAGAAGGCGAGGAAGGTCCATCAGTCTAACTCCCTGAAGTGCCCAGCACATTTGGAAGACTCAACATGTT TTATTTATAGCACAAAATTATATAGATTTTTCAAGTACATTGAAAACAGAGATGTGGCCAAATCAGTTTTGAAGGAGAGGGGTCTTAAGAAGATTAGACTGGGAATAGAAG GTTATCCTACctacaaagaaaaagtaaagaaaaggcCTGGGGGCCGCCCCGAAGTGATTTACAACTATGTCCAAAGACCCTTTATTCGAATGTCttgggagaaggaagaaggaaagagccgGCATGTAGACTTTCAGTGTGTGAAGAGTAAATCTATCACCAACCTTGCCGCCGCTGCCGCAGACATTCCCCAGGACCAGCTGGTAGTCATGCATCCGACTCCGCAAGTGGATGAGCTGGATATTCTACCCATCCATCCCCCTTCTGGCAACAATGACCTCGATCCTGACGCACAGAATCCGATGCTGTGA
- the BTBD10 gene encoding BTB/POZ domain-containing protein 10 isoform X4, producing MAGRPHPYDSNSSDPENWDRKLHSRPRKLYKHSSTPSRVAKGAVDHTKMSLHGASGGHERSRDRRRSSDRSRDSSHERTESQLTPCIRNVTSPTRQHHIEREKDHSSSRPSSPRPQKASPDGSSSSAGNSSRNSSQSSSDSSCKTSGEMVFVYENAKEGARNVRTSERVTLIVDNTRFVVDPSIFTAQPNTMLGRMFGSGREHNFTRPNEKGEYEVAEGIGSTVFRAILDYYKTGIIRCPDGISIPELREACDYLCISFEYSTIKCRDLSALMHELSNDGARRQFEFYLEEMILPLMVASAQSGERECHIVVLTDDDVVDWDEEYPPQMGEEYSQIIYSTKLYRFFKYIENRDVAKSVLKERGLKKIRLGIEGYPTYKEKVKKRPGGRPEVIYNYVQRPFIRMSWEKEEGKSRHVDFQCVKSKSITNLAAAAADIPQDQLVVMHPTPQVDELDILPIHPPSGNNDLDPDAQNPML from the exons CACTCCTTCACGTGTTGCTAAAGGAGCTGTCGACCACACCAAAATGAGTCTACATGGTGCTAGTGGGGGACATGAGAGATCAAGAGATAGACGAAGGTCAAGTGACCGATCACGAGACTCATCCCATGAAAGAACAGAATCACAGCTCACTCCTTGTATTAGAAATGTTACTTCTCCAACACGGCAGCACCATATTG AACGTGAAAAAGATCACAGTTCCTCTCGTCCAAGCAGTCCTCGTCCCCAGAAAGCGTCTCCAGATGGATCCAGTAGCAGTGCTGGGAACAGCAGCAGAAACAGTAGTCAATCAAGTTCAGATAGTAGCTGTAAGACGTCTGGGGAAATGGTATTtgtgtatgaaaatgcaaaagaaggagCTCGGAATGTAAGAACATCAGAACGAGTGACACTTATAGTGGATAACACTAGATTTGTTGTAGACCCATCCATTTTTACTGCACAGCCAAATACAATGTTGGGCAG GATGTTTGGATCTGGCAGAGAACATAACTTTACACGTCCTAATGAGAAGGGAGAGTATGAGGTGGCAGAAGGAATTGGCTCTACAGTATTTCGAGCAATTCTG gattATTATAAAACAGGAATAATCCGTTGTCCTGATGGCATATCTATTCCTGAATTGAGAGAAGCTTGTGACTATCTTTGTATCTCTTTCGAATATAGTACTATTAAATGTCGAGATCTCA GTGCCCTAATGCATGAGTTGTCAAATGATGGTGCCCGCAGACAGTTCGAGTTTTACTTGGAAGAAATGATCCTGCCTCTCATGGTAGCCAGTGCCCAGAGTGGGGAGCGCGAGTGCCACATAGTGGTGCTTACGGACGACGACGTTGTTGATTGGGATGAAGAGTACCCACCACAGATGGGAGAAGAGTATTCACAAA TTATTTATAGCACAAAATTATATAGATTTTTCAAGTACATTGAAAACAGAGATGTGGCCAAATCAGTTTTGAAGGAGAGGGGTCTTAAGAAGATTAGACTGGGAATAGAAG GTTATCCTACctacaaagaaaaagtaaagaaaaggcCTGGGGGCCGCCCCGAAGTGATTTACAACTATGTCCAAAGACCCTTTATTCGAATGTCttgggagaaggaagaaggaaagagccgGCATGTAGACTTTCAGTGTGTGAAGAGTAAATCTATCACCAACCTTGCCGCCGCTGCCGCAGACATTCCCCAGGACCAGCTGGTAGTCATGCATCCGACTCCGCAAGTGGATGAGCTGGATATTCTACCCATCCATCCCCCTTCTGGCAACAATGACCTCGATCCTGACGCACAGAATCCGATGCTGTGA
- the BTBD10 gene encoding BTB/POZ domain-containing protein 10 isoform X3, with protein sequence MPKDADLAFSAALFEKAESLYTLISKFFSCFCVSALAYTKVSTPSRVAKGAVDHTKMSLHGASGGHERSRDRRRSSDRSRDSSHERTESQLTPCIRNVTSPTRQHHIEREKDHSSSRPSSPRPQKASPDGSSSSAGNSSRNSSQSSSDSSCKTSGEMVFVYENAKEGARNVRTSERVTLIVDNTRFVVDPSIFTAQPNTMLGRMFGSGREHNFTRPNEKGEYEVAEGIGSTVFRAILDYYKTGIIRCPDGISIPELREACDYLCISFEYSTIKCRDLSALMHELSNDGARRQFEFYLEEMILPLMVASAQSGERECHIVVLTDDDVVDWDEEYPPQMGEEYSQIIYSTKLYRFFKYIENRDVAKSVLKERGLKKIRLGIEGYPTYKEKVKKRPGGRPEVIYNYVQRPFIRMSWEKEEGKSRHVDFQCVKSKSITNLAAAAADIPQDQLVVMHPTPQVDELDILPIHPPSGNNDLDPDAQNPML encoded by the exons CACTCCTTCACGTGTTGCTAAAGGAGCTGTCGACCACACCAAAATGAGTCTACATGGTGCTAGTGGGGGACATGAGAGATCAAGAGATAGACGAAGGTCAAGTGACCGATCACGAGACTCATCCCATGAAAGAACAGAATCACAGCTCACTCCTTGTATTAGAAATGTTACTTCTCCAACACGGCAGCACCATATTG AACGTGAAAAAGATCACAGTTCCTCTCGTCCAAGCAGTCCTCGTCCCCAGAAAGCGTCTCCAGATGGATCCAGTAGCAGTGCTGGGAACAGCAGCAGAAACAGTAGTCAATCAAGTTCAGATAGTAGCTGTAAGACGTCTGGGGAAATGGTATTtgtgtatgaaaatgcaaaagaaggagCTCGGAATGTAAGAACATCAGAACGAGTGACACTTATAGTGGATAACACTAGATTTGTTGTAGACCCATCCATTTTTACTGCACAGCCAAATACAATGTTGGGCAG GATGTTTGGATCTGGCAGAGAACATAACTTTACACGTCCTAATGAGAAGGGAGAGTATGAGGTGGCAGAAGGAATTGGCTCTACAGTATTTCGAGCAATTCTG gattATTATAAAACAGGAATAATCCGTTGTCCTGATGGCATATCTATTCCTGAATTGAGAGAAGCTTGTGACTATCTTTGTATCTCTTTCGAATATAGTACTATTAAATGTCGAGATCTCA GTGCCCTAATGCATGAGTTGTCAAATGATGGTGCCCGCAGACAGTTCGAGTTTTACTTGGAAGAAATGATCCTGCCTCTCATGGTAGCCAGTGCCCAGAGTGGGGAGCGCGAGTGCCACATAGTGGTGCTTACGGACGACGACGTTGTTGATTGGGATGAAGAGTACCCACCACAGATGGGAGAAGAGTATTCACAAA TTATTTATAGCACAAAATTATATAGATTTTTCAAGTACATTGAAAACAGAGATGTGGCCAAATCAGTTTTGAAGGAGAGGGGTCTTAAGAAGATTAGACTGGGAATAGAAG GTTATCCTACctacaaagaaaaagtaaagaaaaggcCTGGGGGCCGCCCCGAAGTGATTTACAACTATGTCCAAAGACCCTTTATTCGAATGTCttgggagaaggaagaaggaaagagccgGCATGTAGACTTTCAGTGTGTGAAGAGTAAATCTATCACCAACCTTGCCGCCGCTGCCGCAGACATTCCCCAGGACCAGCTGGTAGTCATGCATCCGACTCCGCAAGTGGATGAGCTGGATATTCTACCCATCCATCCCCCTTCTGGCAACAATGACCTCGATCCTGACGCACAGAATCCGATGCTGTGA
- the BTBD10 gene encoding BTB/POZ domain-containing protein 10 isoform X5, translated as MSLHGASGGHERSRDRRRSSDRSRDSSHERTESQLTPCIRNVTSPTRQHHIEREKDHSSSRPSSPRPQKASPDGSSSSAGNSSRNSSQSSSDSSCKTSGEMVFVYENAKEGARNVRTSERVTLIVDNTRFVVDPSIFTAQPNTMLGRMFGSGREHNFTRPNEKGEYEVAEGIGSTVFRAILDYYKTGIIRCPDGISIPELREACDYLCISFEYSTIKCRDLSALMHELSNDGARRQFEFYLEEMILPLMVASAQSGERECHIVVLTDDDVVDWDEEYPPQMGEEYSQIHLLREITPPEREKARKVHQSNSLKCPAHLEDSTCFIYSTKLYRFFKYIENRDVAKSVLKERGLKKIRLGIEGYPTYKEKVKKRPGGRPEVIYNYVQRPFIRMSWEKEEGKSRHVDFQCVKSKSITNLAAAAADIPQDQLVVMHPTPQVDELDILPIHPPSGNNDLDPDAQNPML; from the exons ATGAGTCTACATGGTGCTAGTGGGGGACATGAGAGATCAAGAGATAGACGAAGGTCAAGTGACCGATCACGAGACTCATCCCATGAAAGAACAGAATCACAGCTCACTCCTTGTATTAGAAATGTTACTTCTCCAACACGGCAGCACCATATTG AACGTGAAAAAGATCACAGTTCCTCTCGTCCAAGCAGTCCTCGTCCCCAGAAAGCGTCTCCAGATGGATCCAGTAGCAGTGCTGGGAACAGCAGCAGAAACAGTAGTCAATCAAGTTCAGATAGTAGCTGTAAGACGTCTGGGGAAATGGTATTtgtgtatgaaaatgcaaaagaaggagCTCGGAATGTAAGAACATCAGAACGAGTGACACTTATAGTGGATAACACTAGATTTGTTGTAGACCCATCCATTTTTACTGCACAGCCAAATACAATGTTGGGCAG GATGTTTGGATCTGGCAGAGAACATAACTTTACACGTCCTAATGAGAAGGGAGAGTATGAGGTGGCAGAAGGAATTGGCTCTACAGTATTTCGAGCAATTCTG gattATTATAAAACAGGAATAATCCGTTGTCCTGATGGCATATCTATTCCTGAATTGAGAGAAGCTTGTGACTATCTTTGTATCTCTTTCGAATATAGTACTATTAAATGTCGAGATCTCA GTGCCCTAATGCATGAGTTGTCAAATGATGGTGCCCGCAGACAGTTCGAGTTTTACTTGGAAGAAATGATCCTGCCTCTCATGGTAGCCAGTGCCCAGAGTGGGGAGCGCGAGTGCCACATAGTGGTGCTTACGGACGACGACGTTGTTGATTGGGATGAAGAGTACCCACCACAGATGGGAGAAGAGTATTCACAAA TTCACCTTTTAAGGGAGATAACTCCACCTGAAAGAGAGAAGGCGAGGAAGGTCCATCAGTCTAACTCCCTGAAGTGCCCAGCACATTTGGAAGACTCAACATGTT TTATTTATAGCACAAAATTATATAGATTTTTCAAGTACATTGAAAACAGAGATGTGGCCAAATCAGTTTTGAAGGAGAGGGGTCTTAAGAAGATTAGACTGGGAATAGAAG GTTATCCTACctacaaagaaaaagtaaagaaaaggcCTGGGGGCCGCCCCGAAGTGATTTACAACTATGTCCAAAGACCCTTTATTCGAATGTCttgggagaaggaagaaggaaagagccgGCATGTAGACTTTCAGTGTGTGAAGAGTAAATCTATCACCAACCTTGCCGCCGCTGCCGCAGACATTCCCCAGGACCAGCTGGTAGTCATGCATCCGACTCCGCAAGTGGATGAGCTGGATATTCTACCCATCCATCCCCCTTCTGGCAACAATGACCTCGATCCTGACGCACAGAATCCGATGCTGTGA